One window of the Conexibacter sp. SYSU D00693 genome contains the following:
- a CDS encoding FHA domain-containing protein: MARHCPECGFVNAESANYCQKCGAFLAPGEPATEPTTATYRVDETGELVPVDVDEVVETGGAALVVRAGGGRVGESFPLERDRATIGRRPDSDVFLDDVTVSRDHALIVRRGGEYHLDDLGSLNGTYVNRTRIDSRRLEDGDELQIGKYKLTFLAR; encoded by the coding sequence GTGGCTCGTCACTGCCCGGAGTGCGGGTTCGTCAACGCCGAGAGCGCGAACTACTGCCAGAAGTGCGGCGCGTTCCTGGCTCCCGGTGAGCCGGCGACGGAGCCGACGACCGCGACCTACCGCGTCGACGAGACCGGCGAGCTCGTGCCCGTCGACGTCGACGAGGTCGTCGAGACCGGCGGCGCCGCGCTCGTCGTGCGCGCCGGCGGCGGCCGCGTGGGGGAGTCCTTCCCGCTCGAGCGCGACCGCGCGACGATCGGCCGGCGTCCGGACTCCGACGTCTTCCTCGACGACGTGACCGTCTCGCGCGACCACGCGCTGATCGTGCGCCGCGGCGGCGAGTACCACCTGGACGACCTCGGCTCGCTCAACGGCACGTACGTCAACCGCACCCGGATCGACTCGCGCCGCCTCGAGGACGGCGACGAGCTGCAGATCGGCAAGTACAAGCTCACCTTCCTGGCCCGCTGA
- a CDS encoding CDP-alcohol phosphatidyltransferase family protein has protein sequence MAQRPVADRAERAQEAVKEAWQNPRLTFRRLSGLDRSGPPPPQTLAGAPLNPWTIPNAIGFVRLALIPVFLVLAFSSDSGTDALPAIIFAVVAWSDYADGIAARVTGQYSRLGTLLDPVVDRSLVVSGVVVVWHFDLLPHWALAVLAGRELFLLVAGRYALTHGVELKVNWWGRLAVWPTMSALFFALAGVETLAEVLLYVGLGMALIALWAYVVDARRQVAAAR, from the coding sequence GTGGCGCAGCGCCCCGTAGCCGACCGCGCCGAGCGCGCGCAGGAGGCCGTCAAGGAGGCCTGGCAGAACCCGCGCCTGACCTTCCGGCGCCTCAGCGGGCTGGACCGCTCCGGCCCGCCGCCGCCCCAGACGCTGGCGGGCGCGCCGCTGAACCCGTGGACGATCCCGAACGCGATCGGGTTCGTCCGCCTGGCGCTGATCCCGGTCTTCCTGGTCCTGGCGTTCTCCTCCGACAGCGGGACCGACGCGCTGCCCGCGATCATCTTCGCCGTGGTCGCCTGGAGCGACTACGCGGACGGCATCGCCGCGCGGGTCACGGGGCAGTACAGCCGCCTCGGCACGCTGCTGGACCCGGTCGTCGACCGCTCGCTGGTCGTCTCCGGCGTCGTGGTCGTCTGGCACTTCGACCTGCTGCCCCACTGGGCGCTCGCCGTCCTGGCCGGGCGCGAGCTCTTCCTGCTGGTCGCGGGCCGCTACGCGCTCACCCACGGCGTCGAGCTGAAGGTCAACTGGTGGGGACGCCTGGCGGTGTGGCCGACGATGTCCGCGCTGTTCTTCGCCCTCGCCGGGGTCGAGACGCTGGCCGAGGTCCTGCTCTACGTCGGCCTGGGGATGGCGCTCATCGCGCTGTGGGCGTACGTCGTGGACGCGCGACGACAGGTCGCTGCCGCCCGCTGA
- a CDS encoding proline--tRNA ligase — protein MRFTNLLLPTERQPPADAEALSHKLMVRAGLVRQLGAGFWTWLPAGWKVHQKVVGIVRQEMDAIGCQELLMPVLQPRELWRRTGRDQINELFKLKDRKDAELVLAMTHEEAVTFHVAQVVRSYRDLPFSLYHFQVKERDEPRPRAGVLRTREFIMKDAYTFDRDQAGLDAAYEQFRLAYHRVYERCGLEYYECESDSGMMGGSGAQEFMAPCAAGEDDVVLAPGYSANLEIASAEPQPAPPLTLSGELETPTQKTIADVAGHLGVAESNCLKAFPVVTDGGELVLVLLRGDHQVAPIKLQNALGEPYRPAGDDELPGPAGFLGPKPGVRTVVDAALTGGPWVAGANREGRHVVVDHLDGERADVREVRAGDTVNGHEVRIDKAIEVGNIFKLGTRYSEPLGATYLDEHGKEHPIVMGSYGIGPARIAAAAVEQHGDDSGIAWPRSIAPFDVEVVALGKPGTPERATAEAVYEELRTGGLDAVLDDRDASPGEKFKDAELLGCPVRLTIGKRSAESGRAEAQLRRGLADQEEGVPLEGALSAVQELWRSAP, from the coding sequence ATGCGGTTCACGAACCTCCTGCTGCCGACCGAGCGCCAGCCGCCCGCCGACGCCGAGGCCCTGTCCCACAAGCTCATGGTCCGCGCGGGGCTCGTGCGCCAGCTCGGGGCGGGCTTCTGGACGTGGCTGCCGGCCGGCTGGAAGGTCCACCAGAAGGTCGTGGGGATCGTCCGCCAGGAGATGGACGCGATCGGCTGCCAGGAGCTGCTGATGCCCGTCCTGCAGCCGCGCGAGCTGTGGCGGCGCACGGGGCGCGACCAGATCAACGAGCTGTTCAAGCTCAAGGACCGCAAGGACGCCGAGCTCGTGCTCGCCATGACCCACGAGGAGGCGGTGACCTTCCACGTCGCGCAGGTCGTGCGCTCCTACCGCGACCTGCCCTTCAGCCTCTACCACTTCCAGGTCAAGGAGCGCGACGAGCCGCGCCCGCGCGCCGGGGTCCTGCGCACCCGCGAGTTCATCATGAAGGACGCGTACACCTTCGACCGCGACCAGGCCGGCCTGGACGCCGCCTACGAGCAGTTCCGCCTGGCCTACCACCGCGTCTACGAGCGCTGCGGCCTCGAGTACTACGAGTGCGAGTCGGACTCCGGGATGATGGGCGGCTCGGGCGCCCAGGAGTTCATGGCGCCGTGCGCGGCCGGCGAGGACGACGTCGTCCTCGCCCCGGGCTACTCGGCCAACCTCGAGATCGCCTCCGCCGAGCCCCAGCCGGCGCCGCCGCTGACGCTGAGCGGCGAGCTCGAGACGCCCACGCAGAAGACGATCGCCGACGTCGCCGGCCACCTCGGCGTCGCGGAGTCCAACTGCCTCAAGGCCTTCCCCGTCGTGACCGACGGCGGCGAGCTCGTGCTCGTCCTGCTGCGCGGCGACCACCAGGTCGCGCCCATCAAGCTCCAGAACGCCCTCGGCGAGCCCTACCGCCCCGCGGGCGACGACGAGCTGCCTGGCCCCGCCGGCTTCCTCGGGCCCAAGCCGGGCGTGCGCACCGTGGTCGACGCGGCGCTCACCGGCGGGCCCTGGGTCGCGGGCGCCAACCGCGAGGGCCGGCACGTCGTCGTCGACCACCTCGACGGCGAGCGCGCCGACGTGCGCGAGGTCCGCGCGGGGGACACCGTCAACGGCCACGAGGTCCGCATCGACAAGGCGATCGAGGTGGGCAACATCTTCAAGCTCGGCACGCGCTACTCCGAGCCGCTGGGCGCGACGTACCTCGACGAGCACGGCAAGGAGCACCCGATCGTCATGGGCTCCTACGGGATCGGGCCCGCCCGCATCGCCGCCGCCGCCGTCGAGCAGCACGGCGACGACAGCGGCATCGCCTGGCCCAGGTCCATCGCGCCCTTCGACGTCGAGGTCGTGGCGCTCGGCAAGCCCGGCACGCCCGAGCGCGCCACCGCCGAGGCGGTCTACGAGGAGCTGCGCACCGGCGGCCTGGACGCCGTGCTCGACGACCGCGACGCGTCACCGGGCGAGAAGTTCAAGGACGCGGAGCTGCTCGGCTGTCCCGTGCGGCTGACGATCGGCAAGCGCTCGGCCGAGTCGGGCCGCGCCGAGGCGCAGCTGCGTCGCGGCCTCGCCGACCAGGAGGAGGGCGTGCCGCTAGAGGGGGCGCTCTCCGCGGTGCAGGAGCTGTGGCGCAGCGCCCCGTAG
- a CDS encoding superoxide dismutase: MAYEVPALPYDYNALEPTIDEQTMRLHHDKHHQAYVDKANGALEGTEFDGKPVEEVLKSLDSLPQDKQGVFRNNGGGHLNHTLFWESMGPGKGGEPGGSLGEAITSKWGSFDAFKDEFEAAGVARFGSGWVWLVVDGGELAITSTPNQDNPILEGKTPLLGNDVWEHAYYLNYQNKRPAYLKAWWDVVAWDKVQERFDAAK; encoded by the coding sequence ATGGCCTACGAGGTCCCTGCCCTGCCGTACGACTACAACGCGCTCGAGCCGACCATCGACGAGCAGACGATGCGCCTGCACCACGACAAGCACCACCAGGCGTACGTCGACAAGGCCAACGGCGCGCTCGAGGGCACCGAGTTCGACGGCAAGCCCGTCGAGGAGGTCCTCAAGAGCCTGGACTCGCTGCCCCAGGACAAGCAGGGCGTCTTCCGCAACAACGGCGGCGGTCACCTGAACCACACGCTCTTCTGGGAGTCGATGGGCCCGGGCAAGGGCGGCGAGCCGGGCGGCTCGCTGGGCGAGGCCATCACGAGCAAGTGGGGCTCCTTCGACGCCTTCAAGGACGAGTTCGAGGCCGCGGGCGTCGCGCGCTTCGGCTCCGGCTGGGTCTGGCTCGTCGTCGACGGCGGGGAGCTGGCGATCACCTCCACGCCCAACCAGGACAACCCGATCCTCGAGGGCAAGACGCCGCTGCTGGGCAACGACGTCTGGGAGCACGCCTACTACCTCAACTACCAGAACAAGCGCCCGGCCTACCTCAAGGCGTGGTGGGACGTCGTGGCGTGGGACAAGGTCCAGGAGCGCTTCGACGCCGCGAAGTAG